The window TCAGCTGCATATCCCTCTCGGTGACATCTCTGTCGGTAAGTTCTCCGACGGCGAAATTACTGCCGAGATCAATGAAAACGTCCGCGGTAAAGATGTCTTCATTATTCAGCCGACTTGCGCTCCGACTAACGATAACCTGATGGAACTGGTAGTGATGGCTGATGCCTTCCGCCGCTCCTCGGCTACTCGTATCACTGCTGTTATTCCTTACTTTGGTTATGCCCGTCAGGATCGCCGTCCGCGTTCCGCACGTGTGGCTATCAGCGCGAAAGTCGTTGCTGACATGCTTACCGTAGTCGGCATCGACCGTGTTCTCACGGTTGATCTGCATGCTGACCAAATCCAGGGTTTCTTCGATATTCCGGTAGATAACATCTACGGCTCCCCGGTACTGGTGGATGACATTGAAGATCAGCGCTTCGAAAACCTGATGATCGTATCCCCAGACATTGGCGGCGTCGTGCGTGCACGTGCTGTTGCCAAATCCCTGGGCGTGGATCTCGGGATCATCGACAAACGCCGTGAGAAAGCCAATCACTCTGAAGTGATGCATATCATCGGTGATGTCGAAGGGCGCACCTGTATTCTGGTCGATGACATGGTCGATACCGCCGGCACTCTGTGCCACGCGGCCAAGGCCCTGAAAGAGCATGGCGCTGCCAAGGTTTTCGCCTACTGCACACACCCTGTGCTGTCCGGTCGGGCGATCGAAAACATCGAAAATTCAATGCTGGACGAACTGGTGGTGACTAACACCATCCCGTTGTCCGCTGCTGCTCAAGCCTGCTCGCGTATCCGTCAACTGGATATCGCGCCGGTAGTTGCCGAAGCGGTTCGCCGCATCAGCAACGAAGAATCGATCAGCGCGATGTTCCGTTAAGGGCCCTGCCCTTCTCGACCATCTCGTTGACGAAAAGCGCCCCGCCCCGGCATTCCTGTCGGGGCGGGGCTTTTTTGCCCATATCGCCTTTAGCGCTGGTCGCAAACGCTGGGGCGAATGTGGTTATTTTGGAGA of the Pseudomonas frederiksbergensis genome contains:
- a CDS encoding ribose-phosphate pyrophosphokinase; this translates as MSKMMVFTGNANPDLARRVVRQLHIPLGDISVGKFSDGEITAEINENVRGKDVFIIQPTCAPTNDNLMELVVMADAFRRSSATRITAVIPYFGYARQDRRPRSARVAISAKVVADMLTVVGIDRVLTVDLHADQIQGFFDIPVDNIYGSPVLVDDIEDQRFENLMIVSPDIGGVVRARAVAKSLGVDLGIIDKRREKANHSEVMHIIGDVEGRTCILVDDMVDTAGTLCHAAKALKEHGAAKVFAYCTHPVLSGRAIENIENSMLDELVVTNTIPLSAAAQACSRIRQLDIAPVVAEAVRRISNEESISAMFR